The following coding sequences are from one Panicum hallii strain FIL2 chromosome 5, PHallii_v3.1, whole genome shotgun sequence window:
- the LOC112892796 gene encoding putative E3 ubiquitin-protein ligase SINA-like 6, with translation MRSGAAATSVTLELDVLDCTVCWLPLCRPCAVGHLIRSSCLAKLPNRKKCHTCSRKGYYNRCYSMEKVLGSMQVPCSNARYGCTVKTSYHQKQDHEATCPHELCFCPGSGCDFSGRSPATLLRHFTDHGWPSTEFSYGASFRVAAQEEVRVLVGDDDHLFLLAVEPSEPSGCVLVSVVSVRPRDAKPEFRCSMYLGSWKNRSRTESKFQVPSTTFSGGMGTPQDCVMFSVPKFYLEKDSKISVMSSCTKTTAEASLECSAVDQQIS, from the exons ATGAggagcggcgccgccgccaccagcgTCACCTTGGAGCTGGACGTCCTCGACTGCACCGTCTGCTGGCTGCCCTTGTGCCGTCCA TGTGCCGTGGGGCATCTCATACGCTCATCCTGCCTTGCCAAGCTCCCAAACAGGAAGAAATGCCACACCTGCTCCCGCAAAGGCTACTACAACCGCTGCTACTCCATGGAAAAAGTCCTCGGATCTATGCAGGTTCCTTGCTCCAACGCCAGGTATGGCTGCACCGTGAAGACCAGCTACCACCAGAAGCAGGACCACGAGGCGACATGCCCCCATGAGCTCTGCTTCTGCCCCGGAAGCGGTTGCGACTTCAGCGGACGATCACCCGCGACGCTCCTTCGCCACTTCACCGACCACGGCTGGCCCTCCACCGAGTTCAGCTACGGGGCCTCCTTCCGCGTCGCCGCGCAGGAAGAGGTTCGCGTCCTCGTCGGCGACGACGACCACCTgttcctgctcgccgtggagccGTCGGAGCCGTCCGGCTGTGTCCTCGTCTCGGTGGTCTCCGTGCGGCCTCGCGACGCCAAGCCCGAGTTCCGGTGTTCCATGTACTTGGGCTCCTGGAAGAACCGGAGCCGCACCGAGTCCAAGTTCCAGGTGCCAAGCACGACGTTCTCTGGCGGGATGGGGACGCCACAGGACTGCGTCATGTTCAGCGTGCCCAAGTTCTACCTGGAGAAGGACAGCAAGATCAGTGTCATGTCATCATGCACAAAGACCACGGCTGAAGCCTCTCTAGAGTGCTCAGCGGTGGACCAGCAGATCAGCTGA